In Mustelus asterias chromosome 16, sMusAst1.hap1.1, whole genome shotgun sequence, one DNA window encodes the following:
- the pttg1 gene encoding securin — protein sequence MAVRIFVEKENELSTHTKNHPRLLSSSSITDTSLLRTPQTGKMLTTTPHLQQSARKALRDVNCSLRAGSKTGNSQKKKPDKVHKKKNSTCNFVKSTEKTSILEPPKTEDYPEIEAFIPYDPFDFEDFNVPEEHKLDHICLAGLPLLCLGKEDLLLKKVLNKIPSPLEWPSLTKESNLMDFDMNADILANLDEIDEVELPMMEDDF from the exons ATGGCAGTGAGAATATTCGTTGAGAAAGAAAATGAGTTGAGTACCCACACAAAGAACCATCCAAGGCTACTTTCTAGTTCAT CTATAACTGACACATCTCTACTGCGGACTCCACAGACTGGAAAGATGCTGACTacaactcctcatttacagcaatCTGCAAGAAAAGCCCTGCGGGATGTTAATTGTTCATTGCGAGCAGGGAGCAAGACTGGTAACTCGCAGAAAAAGAAACCAGATAAAGTCCATAAAAAGAAAAACTCTACTTGTAATTTTGTTAAG TCCACAGAAAAAACTTCCATTTTAGAGCCACCAAAAACTGAAGACTACCCTGAGATTGAAGCTTTTATTCCATATGATCCTTTTG ACTTTGAAGACTTTAATGTGCCAGAGGAACATAAGCTTGATCACATCTGCCTGGCAGGTCTACCACTCCTCTGCCTGGGGAAGGAAGACCTTTTATTGAAAAAGGTGCTGAACAAAATCCCATCACCACTAGAATGGCCTTCACTTACAAAAGAATCCA aTTTGATGGATTTCGACATGAATGCTGACATTTTGGCAAACTTGGATGAAATTGATGAAGTTGAATTGCCAATGATGGAAGATGACTTCTAG